Within Streptomyces sp. SS1-1, the genomic segment GCTCCGGGGGCAGCACGGCCTCGCGCAGCAGGAACTCGGCGTCCTCGCGGGTGTAGATGTCGTTGGTGACGACGGCGAGGGACAGCTCCTCGCGCAGCGCCCGGCACAGGGCGGCGACCGTGGCGGTCTTGCCCGAGCCGACGGGACCGCCGAGGCCGATGCGCAGGGCACGGCGGGTTCCGTCGGGGCGGCGGGCGTCCGCGCTGAGGGCGGCGGGGCCGTCGTGGGTGTGGTCGAGGTGCATGGGACACGGCTCCTGGGGTGGAGGGGAGGGAACAGGGTCAGGACGCGAAGAGGCGTACCGGCCAGGCGGCGTGGGCCTCCGCCGAGATCTCCAGCAGGGGCGCGGAGGCGGCGGGCAGCGCGTCGGTGCCGTCGCGGGCCGCGTGCCGGGCCGCCTCCACCGCGCGGTCGGCGACGCGGTCCAGCTCCGGGGCGAGCCGGGCCAGTACGGCGGTGGCCCCGAAGGGGTCGAGGCCGAGCAGCCGTACCACCGCCGTGGCGGGCCCGCTCACCGACTCGTAGGCCGCGCAGTGCGCCGCGTCGAGTGGTCCGAGCCCGGCGGCCCGGGCGACGGTCCCGAGGACCACGGGCTGGTGCGCGCCTTTCGGGAACCGGACGGCGAGGGCGTCGAGT encodes:
- a CDS encoding urease accessory protein UreF gives rise to the protein MTRATLLVLADGRFPAGGHAHSGGAEAAVRAGRITDTASLEDFCRGRLHTAGLVAAALAAAAAAGLDPVALDAAADARTPSPALRATARKLGRQLLRAARATWPSPELDALAVRFPKGAHQPVVLGTVARAAGLGPLDAAHCAAYESVSGPATAVVRLLGLDPFGATAVLARLAPELDRVADRAVEAARHAARDGTDALPAASAPLLEISAEAHAAWPVRLFAS